A region from the Verrucomicrobiia bacterium genome encodes:
- a CDS encoding transposase, with protein sequence MPKLASAPFLKLWEQEVFELFLAEGKITEEVVANMRSWKHSGFSVDQSVRLEAGDTAGIQRLLQYLLRCPFSQARMIRLRQGYGGTSRGHRGRESHRQERPQRGTPLSRAGGRGAPGRTFAQLPGVRSLGFKPTR encoded by the coding sequence TTGCCCAAGCTGGCGAGCGCACCGTTCCTCAAGCTCTGGGAACAGGAGGTCTTCGAGCTGTTCCTGGCCGAGGGTAAGATCACCGAAGAGGTCGTCGCGAACATGCGCTCCTGGAAGCATTCGGGCTTCAGCGTCGATCAGAGCGTGCGGCTGGAGGCAGGGGATACCGCCGGCATCCAGCGCTTGCTCCAGTACTTACTTCGTTGCCCCTTCAGCCAGGCTCGGATGATCCGCCTCCGCCAAGGCTACGGCGGGACAAGTCGAGGTCACCGAGGCCGGGAAAGTCATCGACAAGAGCGACCACAACGCGGTACGCCGCTTTCCCGAGCCGGGGGACGAGGAGCTCCTGGCCGGACCTTCGCGCAACTTCCAGGTGTTCGATCCCTTGGATTTAAACCGACCCGCTGA
- a CDS encoding antitoxin, producing the protein MRTTVSIEDTLLQKAREASIRRGCTLSEVVEDALRVVLVSQPKSMARIPVPRWTTCSGDGVRAGVDLNHSSALLEAMDEP; encoded by the coding sequence ATGCGAACGACGGTTTCGATCGAAGACACGTTGCTTCAGAAGGCTAGGGAGGCCTCGATCCGTCGCGGTTGCACGCTCAGTGAGGTGGTGGAGGATGCGCTCCGGGTGGTTCTGGTGAGCCAGCCCAAGTCGATGGCGAGGATTCCGGTTCCGAGATGGACGACCTGTTCCGGTGATGGCGTGCGCGCCGGGGTGGACTTGAACCATTCGTCCGCCCTCCTGGAGGCCATGGACGAGCCATGA
- a CDS encoding TerC family protein — protein MLVTPQMWSLFAIFVAVALLVDFYALNKQGAHSVGMREAAIWSLIWVATSLLFMGWMWWYVGGLSDDPAMQAMADTKALEFVTGYLVEKALAVDNVFVFLMLFTYFAVPPEYQKRVLMIGILGALVLRAVMILVGAWAIARFHWILYFFGAFLVFTGIKMWWAAGQEPDLESNPALNWVRRRLQVAPDYDGERFTTRIDGKRVLTPLAVVVMLIGIVDVIFAVDSIPAIFAITTDPFIVMTSNVFAILGLRAMYFLLAGVHERFHLLTYGLAIVLVLIGTKMLLLDIYKIPVVWSLAATVTVLAVTMILSLLIPPKGAAPRGAYPFKAKKAPGTDDPK, from the coding sequence ATGTTGGTAACCCCCCAGATGTGGTCGCTGTTCGCGATCTTCGTTGCCGTTGCTCTGCTGGTCGACTTCTATGCGTTGAACAAACAGGGAGCGCACAGCGTTGGCATGCGCGAAGCGGCGATATGGTCCCTGATATGGGTGGCGACGAGCCTGCTGTTCATGGGATGGATGTGGTGGTACGTGGGAGGCCTGAGCGACGATCCCGCAATGCAGGCGATGGCCGATACCAAGGCGCTCGAGTTCGTGACGGGCTATCTGGTCGAGAAAGCCCTGGCCGTCGACAACGTCTTCGTGTTCCTGATGCTGTTCACCTACTTTGCCGTCCCGCCGGAATACCAGAAGCGCGTATTGATGATAGGCATCCTGGGCGCTCTGGTTCTTCGTGCGGTGATGATCCTCGTGGGCGCATGGGCGATAGCGCGGTTTCACTGGATTCTCTACTTCTTTGGCGCGTTCCTTGTGTTCACCGGTATCAAGATGTGGTGGGCCGCAGGCCAGGAACCGGACCTGGAGTCGAACCCGGCGCTGAACTGGGTCCGGCGTCGCCTGCAGGTGGCCCCGGACTACGACGGCGAGCGATTTACCACCAGGATCGACGGCAAGAGGGTGCTCACGCCGCTTGCGGTCGTGGTCATGCTGATCGGGATCGTCGACGTCATCTTTGCGGTGGACTCCATCCCGGCAATCTTTGCCATTACGACCGATCCCTTCATCGTGATGACGTCAAACGTGTTTGCCATCCTGGGGCTGCGGGCGATGTACTTCCTGCTTGCCGGCGTGCATGAGCGCTTTCACCTGCTGACCTATGGTCTGGCAATTGTCCTGGTGCTGATTGGCACGAAGATGCTGCTGCTCGACATCTACAAGATTCCCGTGGTCTGGTCGTTGGCAGCCACGGTGACCGTGCTGGCTGTCACCATGATCCTGTCGCTACTCATCCCACCAAAGGGCGCAGCCCCCCGTGGCGCATACCCGTTCAAGGCCAAGAAAGCACCAGGCACGGACGACCCGAAATAG
- a CDS encoding type II toxin-antitoxin system VapC family toxin, with protein MMLLDVNILVHLHREDADQHDAIRDWIGATLVGHRRIAVTDLALSGCMRVVTHPKVFKQPSPLHLALQFVEEFRSHSRIHVLNPGPGHWERFIELCRKVDARGNLVPDAYHAALAMEQDCEWISLDRGFARFPGLCWRHPLD; from the coding sequence ATGATGTTGCTGGATGTCAACATCCTGGTTCACCTCCACCGGGAGGATGCGGACCAGCATGACGCGATTCGGGATTGGATCGGAGCCACCCTCGTCGGTCATCGGCGGATCGCTGTCACCGACCTGGCCTTGAGCGGATGCATGCGGGTGGTGACCCACCCCAAGGTCTTCAAGCAACCCTCCCCCCTTCATCTCGCGCTTCAGTTCGTCGAGGAGTTCCGTTCCCATTCCCGGATTCACGTCCTGAATCCTGGACCGGGGCATTGGGAGCGATTCATCGAGCTCTGTCGCAAGGTCGATGCCCGGGGAAACCTGGTCCCTGACGCCTACCACGCTGCTCTGGCCATGGAACAGGATTGCGAATGGATTTCCCTCGACCGCGGATTCGCGCGATTCCCGGGCCTGTGCTGGCGGCATCCGTTGGATTAG
- a CDS encoding PadR family transcriptional regulator, whose product MTDFFDNWTVQVRKGMLELCLLHALARKECYGYELVRHLVRVPGLEVSEGTLYPILSRLRTQGLVRTRLEESPEGPARKYYALTPAGRKVMTLMEEYLDTLQAGARILREQGGQHE is encoded by the coding sequence ATGACGGATTTTTTCGACAACTGGACGGTTCAGGTTCGCAAGGGGATGCTCGAGCTCTGCCTTCTCCATGCGCTCGCCCGCAAGGAGTGTTACGGCTACGAACTGGTCCGGCACCTGGTGCGGGTGCCCGGTCTGGAAGTCAGCGAGGGCACCCTCTACCCGATTCTTTCGCGACTGCGCACCCAGGGACTGGTCCGCACCCGGCTGGAGGAGTCTCCCGAAGGTCCCGCCCGGAAGTATTACGCCCTCACCCCCGCCGGAAGGAAGGTCATGACCCTGATGGAGGAGTATCTCGACACGTTGCAGGCCGGAGCCCGGATTCTTCGGGAGCAAGGAGGTCAGCATGAGTGA
- a CDS encoding protein kinase, with the protein MTAHPAPASERRCLRCGAPLRRHSRSSVCGHCLLESATSLAPPANHPSIPDPAEGAAPTIPFGDYDLEREIAHGGMGVVYRARQRSLGRTVAVKLLLLGRHASQESIQRFHREAQAVASLRHPHIVAIHEIGECDGQPFFSMEYVEGLNLAELIRAGPLAPREAATHARTIAEAVHHAHNQGILHRDLKPSNILVDAFGGLRITDFGLARPLDGSSDLTETGRVLGTPHYLAPEAATGRIEEVGPPSDLYAIGAILYELLTGRPPFLAQSIPETLLRIRETDPVSLRRLNPALPEDLETICLKCLEKSPAARYATAQALADDLDRWLRHEPIRARPVSHVERLFKWTRRNPRTAGLLLLSCTAAAALIATLVVSHLQVRAANARTTAEAELNRRSLVRLHVQSGNQRVGDGDPLAALAWFVEALALEGGQPAREDIHRRRIGAILRHAPQLERLWFHDAFVQEALLSHDHSVVAATSIEDTAKFWDVGSGRPRPGPVTASSVRFCPDHRQFMTSAPGQVIQFWNLSDGEPAPQMPTFTAVNFAHYEPTGRWVAAVDPRGVHRFDVRTGQPVGALLAPGHEVNALRSSHNGRWLIGVAQHGVITVWDAGEDPPASRTFKVAGPVHQWIVDSPGCRLASVIGGAALEHIVRQWDLATGLPAGPDLTHDSGVTTLHYSPDGTRLVTGTWGGSAQLWEAATGNRIGPPMTHQGGVRSARFSPDGQFLATASWDTTVRFWDPHTGHPQSPWLRHGGFVSSLAFSSDSARLLTGSQDTAVRLWRLATNNPARLHLDHGSQVEMLRFDPTGQFLVSSGREGTVHLWDRLSGTLQRTLHHPAAVPDARFSPDGRHLLTACEDGTARLWNPRTGEPVHPGVSHGAPLHRIAFSGDGSRFLTTGRTSRELRIWDAATGLPASPPLVHPLPIAVAAFSPDGARALTADREGGLQIWNVSTGQPAGPLLAVGGPVASATFSPDGGRVLTGWADDTQLPSGAQLWDVRTGERIGGPMMHFDGLFHVEFSPDGRYIASCGEDNTARIWNAATGDPVTPPLRHRAYVWRATFSPDSRLLATASQDGTARVWETETGEAVTPPIPHPGPVHRVAWSPDSREIATAGNSTQARVFDLSPHPASIETLRLLSEVLGSQRLHPVAGAIPLSTSELRDRWEALSQR; encoded by the coding sequence ATGACGGCCCACCCTGCTCCTGCCTCCGAGCGCCGCTGCCTGCGCTGTGGCGCTCCGCTGCGGCGCCATTCCCGCAGCAGCGTCTGCGGGCATTGCCTGCTCGAATCCGCGACCTCCCTCGCTCCTCCGGCGAACCATCCCTCCATTCCGGACCCCGCCGAGGGAGCCGCCCCCACCATCCCCTTCGGCGACTACGATCTGGAACGGGAAATCGCCCACGGCGGCATGGGCGTGGTCTATCGGGCCCGCCAGCGAAGCCTCGGACGCACCGTGGCCGTCAAGCTCCTGCTCCTCGGACGACACGCCAGCCAGGAGAGCATCCAGCGCTTCCATCGCGAGGCCCAGGCCGTCGCCAGCCTTCGCCATCCCCACATCGTCGCCATCCACGAAATCGGCGAATGCGACGGCCAGCCGTTCTTCTCGATGGAGTACGTCGAGGGCCTCAACCTCGCCGAACTGATCCGTGCCGGCCCCCTCGCCCCCCGCGAAGCCGCCACCCACGCCCGCACCATCGCCGAGGCCGTCCATCACGCCCACAACCAGGGCATCCTCCACCGCGACCTCAAACCCTCCAACATCCTCGTCGATGCCTTCGGCGGACTCCGTATCACCGACTTCGGCCTCGCCCGTCCACTCGACGGCAGCAGCGACCTCACCGAAACCGGTCGCGTCCTTGGCACCCCTCACTATCTCGCCCCCGAAGCCGCCACCGGACGCATCGAGGAGGTCGGACCCCCCAGCGACCTCTACGCCATCGGCGCCATCCTCTACGAACTCCTCACCGGCAGACCCCCCTTCCTCGCCCAGTCCATTCCCGAAACCCTCCTGCGCATCCGCGAAACCGACCCGGTCAGCCTGCGCCGCCTGAACCCGGCCCTTCCCGAGGACCTCGAAACGATCTGCCTCAAGTGCCTCGAAAAATCGCCCGCCGCCCGTTACGCGACCGCCCAGGCCCTCGCCGATGACCTCGACCGCTGGCTGCGCCACGAACCCATCCGTGCCCGACCCGTCTCCCATGTCGAACGGCTCTTCAAATGGACCCGTCGCAACCCGCGCACCGCCGGCCTCCTGCTCCTTTCCTGCACCGCCGCTGCGGCCCTGATAGCCACCCTCGTCGTCTCCCACCTCCAGGTCCGTGCCGCCAACGCCCGCACCACCGCCGAAGCCGAACTGAACCGCCGCAGCCTGGTCCGCCTCCATGTCCAGTCCGGCAACCAGCGGGTGGGCGACGGCGATCCGCTGGCCGCCCTCGCATGGTTCGTCGAGGCGCTCGCCCTCGAAGGCGGCCAACCCGCCCGCGAAGACATCCATCGCCGTCGCATCGGCGCGATTCTCCGCCATGCGCCCCAACTGGAACGACTCTGGTTCCATGATGCCTTCGTCCAGGAAGCACTGCTCAGCCACGATCATTCCGTGGTCGCCGCCACGTCGATCGAGGACACCGCGAAGTTCTGGGACGTCGGCTCCGGCCGGCCACGCCCGGGTCCCGTCACGGCCAGTTCCGTGCGGTTCTGCCCGGACCATCGCCAGTTCATGACCTCGGCCCCAGGCCAGGTCATCCAATTCTGGAACCTGTCCGACGGCGAACCCGCCCCGCAGATGCCGACGTTCACAGCGGTGAACTTCGCTCATTACGAACCCACGGGTCGCTGGGTGGCCGCGGTCGATCCCCGGGGAGTCCATCGCTTCGATGTCCGTACCGGTCAACCCGTCGGTGCCCTCCTCGCGCCGGGCCATGAAGTGAATGCGCTCCGGTCCTCGCACAACGGTCGCTGGCTCATCGGGGTCGCCCAGCACGGCGTCATCACGGTCTGGGATGCCGGGGAGGATCCCCCGGCTTCGCGGACCTTCAAAGTCGCCGGCCCGGTCCACCAGTGGATTGTCGATTCCCCGGGATGCCGGCTCGCCAGCGTCATCGGAGGCGCGGCCCTGGAACATATCGTCCGCCAATGGGACCTCGCCACCGGCTTGCCTGCCGGTCCCGACCTCACCCACGACTCCGGCGTCACAACGCTTCATTACAGTCCGGACGGAACCCGGCTCGTCACCGGCACCTGGGGCGGCTCGGCCCAACTCTGGGAGGCCGCCACCGGCAACCGGATCGGTCCGCCCATGACCCATCAGGGTGGCGTACGCTCCGCCCGGTTCAGCCCCGACGGTCAATTCCTCGCCACCGCAAGTTGGGATACCACCGTCCGGTTTTGGGACCCTCACACCGGCCATCCCCAGTCCCCATGGCTCCGCCACGGCGGCTTCGTGTCGTCTCTCGCCTTCAGCTCCGACAGCGCGCGTCTCCTCACCGGCAGCCAGGACACCGCCGTCCGCCTTTGGCGCCTCGCCACCAACAACCCCGCGCGCCTCCACCTCGATCACGGCAGCCAGGTGGAAATGCTGCGCTTCGACCCCACCGGCCAGTTCCTGGTCTCGTCCGGTCGCGAAGGCACCGTGCATCTGTGGGACCGCCTTTCCGGCACGCTCCAGCGGACCCTTCACCACCCCGCCGCGGTTCCCGATGCCCGCTTCAGCCCCGACGGCCGCCATCTCCTGACCGCCTGCGAGGATGGCACCGCCCGGTTGTGGAACCCGCGGACAGGCGAACCCGTCCATCCCGGCGTCTCCCACGGCGCACCCCTGCACAGGATCGCCTTCAGCGGGGACGGAAGCCGATTCCTGACCACGGGCAGAACGAGCCGCGAATTGAGGATCTGGGATGCCGCCACCGGCCTGCCCGCGTCCCCTCCGTTGGTTCACCCGCTCCCCATCGCCGTCGCCGCCTTCAGTCCCGACGGCGCCCGGGCACTCACGGCCGATCGGGAAGGCGGGTTGCAGATCTGGAACGTCTCCACCGGCCAGCCCGCAGGTCCGCTCCTCGCCGTCGGCGGCCCGGTCGCGTCCGCCACCTTCAGCCCGGACGGCGGGCGCGTCCTCACCGGTTGGGCCGACGACACCCAGCTTCCCTCCGGAGCCCAGCTCTGGGACGTCCGGACCGGAGAACGGATCGGCGGCCCCATGATGCACTTCGATGGCCTCTTCCATGTCGAGTTCAGTCCCGACGGCCGCTACATCGCCTCCTGCGGCGAAGACAACACCGCGCGGATCTGGAACGCCGCCACCGGCGATCCCGTCACGCCCCCGCTGCGGCACCGGGCCTACGTCTGGCGCGCCACCTTCAGCCCCGACAGCCGTCTCCTCGCCACAGCCAGCCAGGACGGCACGGCCCGCGTCTGGGAAACGGAAACCGGCGAAGCCGTGACGCCTCCAATCCCCCATCCGGGACCCGTCCATCGAGTCGCCTGGAGTCCCGATTCCCGCGAAATCGCCACCGCCGGGAATTCCACCCA
- a CDS encoding ribbon-helix-helix protein, CopG family produces MATITCKLPEALDAELEAVAEKRGVSKSEVVREAIEANLPEQKRRAGLSAFDVMKPAAGILKDGPCDLATHPRHMEGFGRD; encoded by the coding sequence ATGGCGACGATCACCTGCAAGCTGCCCGAGGCTCTCGACGCCGAGCTCGAGGCGGTGGCAGAGAAGCGGGGGGTTTCCAAGTCGGAGGTGGTTCGCGAAGCCATCGAAGCGAACCTGCCTGAGCAGAAAAGGCGGGCCGGGCTTTCCGCCTTCGATGTCATGAAGCCGGCGGCGGGAATCCTGAAGGATGGTCCGTGCGACCTGGCCACCCACCCGCGGCACATGGAAGGGTTCGGGCGTGACTGA
- a CDS encoding sigma-70 family RNA polymerase sigma factor: MEDTRQPKTNAQAGRFCTTHWSVVLKAGDPQAPDALACLTHLCQTYWYPLYGCVRRHGYSPADAQDLTQAFFAKLLDKDRIALADPSRGRFRTFLLRSLENFLRTQHRDRNARKRGGGQQFVSLDAGTAEERYAEDPAGTATPAEVFERDWAATLIEQVLDQLRREFATSGRLELFDALEPHLWGDELSTPHAQIAAPLGMTVVAVRVTLHRLRQRLHDLLRQTVAATLENPAEIDDELRHLRQVLAR, from the coding sequence GTGGAGGACACCCGTCAACCGAAGACGAACGCCCAGGCTGGCCGCTTCTGTACCACGCATTGGAGCGTTGTTCTCAAGGCGGGCGATCCCCAGGCCCCGGACGCCCTGGCCTGCCTGACTCACCTCTGTCAGACCTATTGGTATCCCCTGTATGGCTGTGTCCGGCGCCACGGCTACTCCCCGGCCGACGCCCAGGACCTGACCCAGGCGTTCTTCGCCAAGTTGCTCGACAAGGACCGGATCGCCCTCGCGGATCCCTCCCGCGGTCGGTTCCGAACCTTCCTGCTCCGGTCCCTCGAGAACTTCCTCCGCACCCAGCACCGCGATCGCAACGCCCGGAAGCGGGGCGGCGGACAACAGTTCGTCTCCCTGGACGCCGGGACCGCGGAGGAACGCTACGCCGAGGACCCGGCCGGCACGGCAACACCCGCCGAAGTCTTTGAACGCGACTGGGCCGCCACCCTGATCGAACAGGTCCTGGACCAGCTCCGACGGGAATTCGCCACCAGTGGACGCCTCGAACTCTTCGATGCGCTCGAACCTCACCTCTGGGGCGACGAACTTTCCACCCCCCACGCCCAGATCGCCGCGCCCCTCGGCATGACCGTCGTCGCCGTCCGCGTCACCCTTCACCGCCTGCGCCAGCGGCTTCACGATCTCCTGCGCCAGACCGTCGCGGCCACCCTCGAGAATCCCGCCGAAATCGACGACGAGCTTCGGCACCTGCGGCAGGTCCTCGCCCGGTAA
- a CDS encoding PIN domain-containing protein — MTEAAILDTGPLVSFLHSNEQHHGWVVDRLRELPPRFLSCEAVLTESCFLLGFHPRAMEQIDAWLERGVIQLPFQFLPERPRVMRLMHAYRNVPMSFADACLVRMSELHPSLPVFTLDKDFRVYRKNGRQRMETIMPE; from the coding sequence GTGACTGAGGCCGCCATCCTCGACACGGGCCCCCTGGTCTCATTTCTCCATTCGAACGAGCAGCACCATGGGTGGGTGGTCGATCGGCTCAGGGAGTTGCCACCCCGGTTTCTCTCCTGCGAGGCGGTCCTCACCGAATCCTGCTTCCTGCTTGGCTTCCATCCCCGTGCGATGGAACAGATCGACGCATGGTTGGAACGGGGCGTGATCCAATTGCCGTTTCAGTTTCTCCCGGAACGCCCGCGGGTCATGCGCCTGATGCACGCCTATCGGAACGTGCCCATGTCCTTTGCGGATGCGTGTCTCGTCCGCATGTCGGAACTGCATCCCAGCCTGCCGGTGTTCACCCTGGACAAGGACTTCCGGGTCTACCGGAAGAACGGCCGCCAGCGGATGGAAACCATCATGCCCGAGTGA